A segment of the Candidatus Binataceae bacterium genome:
TTCGCTGACCTTGGCCCCGGCCTCCGCCTCCTTCAAAACGCCGATGATCTGCTCCTCGCTAAACCGCGCTCGCTTCATGTCCGCCTTCCTTTCCGGCAGACACTAACCTATCGGTGGGATACTTCGAGGGGGTAAGGCCACGTGGATCTCGAACCCGCGATCGGCTGGCGCGCGGTTTTCATTCTCTCTGCGATTCCCGCGTTTCTCGTCGCGGGCGCGGTATGGCGCCGGCTGACCGAGAGCGACGTCTGGACCCGCCAACGAGCCGCCGCTGGATGAGTCGCGCGGACCTGCATGAGCTGCACGCCTATCGCGGCATTGTGGCGACGCTCTTCCTGATCCTGCTGGTCAATTCCGAAGCCTACTGGTTCACCTATAGCTGGATGCCCTCGTATCTGCGGCTCACGCGCGGTTTAAGTCCCGCGGCCGGCGGGTCGCTCATGATCCGGATGCAATGCGGCGGGGTTTTCGGCTACGCCATGTTCGGCTGGCTCGCCGATCGCTTCGGGCGGCGTCCGGTCGTGAGCCTCTTCGGCCTCCTGATGGCGGTGGGCGTATTGCCGACGACGATTCTGTGGACCTGGGCGCGCGGGATGAGCGGCCTGCTCAGCGCGTCGATGGTCGTCGCCGGCGTTGGCACCGGACTGTGGGCCGGTGTCGGCCCGATGGTCTCCGAGATGCTGCCGACGCGGGTGCGCAACAGCGCGCTCGGCCTGCTGCTCAACACCACGCGGGGCGTTCAATTTTTCACGCCGCTGCTGATCACGTGGCTCAGCATGATAGGGTTCGCGCCGACCCTCGCGCTCGGCGCGCTCTTTTCGGCAGCCGGCGCTGCGCTGGTCTGGATGCTGCCCGAGACGCGCGGCCGCTCGATCACTCAGATGCATACCCGCACCGCGGTTGGCCCTACGTAAGTCCCGCGCCCTGCCGACGTCTCAGATGATCTGCTGAGTGCGGAGTTCGGCGAGACGGCTGGCGTCGTAGCCGAGCAGCCGGGCGAGAACCTGATCGGTGTGTTCACCCAGTTGCGGCGAGCGCGTAT
Coding sequences within it:
- a CDS encoding transposase, with translation MKRARFSEEQIIGVLKEAEAGAKVSE
- a CDS encoding MFS transporter, which translates into the protein MSRADLHELHAYRGIVATLFLILLVNSEAYWFTYSWMPSYLRLTRGLSPAAGGSLMIRMQCGGVFGYAMFGWLADRFGRRPVVSLFGLLMAVGVLPTTILWTWARGMSGLLSASMVVAGVGTGLWAGVGPMVSEMLPTRVRNSALGLLLNTTRGVQFFTPLLITWLSMIGFAPTLALGALFSAAGAALVWMLPETRGRSITQMHTRTAVGPT